TTGGACCGTCAATTTAAAGTCCTTTTAAAACCTCCTCCGTTAAACCCTAAAGCCTTGAACCGGCTGAGGCTTTCTTGTAAGAAAATCTTGTGGGAAAATGTCGGGATTGTTAGAAACGAAAAAGGGTTGTCTAAAGCCTGTACCGTTTTAAAGAAATGGAATCGGCAACTCCCTTTTTCCTGTTTCCATAGAGAAACAATGGAGGTTAAAAATATGTTGACGGTGTCACTTTTAGTTGCCAAAGCGGCCTATGGCCGGAAAGAAAGTCTCGGGGCGCATTTCCGATCGGATTACCCTTTTTCCTCCTCCAGAAAAACCCACTCCTTTTTAAAAAAATAGGTCTGCTTTATTTGTAGGCAATTTCCTTAACCACTGCCTGATACAACATCGGGAGGTTTGTGAAAATGACATCTCCTTCCGGAGTTTCAACTTTATAGATTTTATTCGATCTCGGAGAGGTTTCCTTTATCCCATGATAATGATAATACTGGAGAATGACTTTCTTGACATATCTCTGAGTGGCTTCAATGGGAGGAATTTGATTGTTGTATTTAAGGACTGAGTTTTCACCCGCATGATAGGCGGCAATGGACGGTATGAGCTGGGCGTTAAAGATAGACAAAAGCCGTTTGAAATATTTGACCCCCCCTTCAATATTATCTTCCGGGTTAAAGGGATCGCTGACTTCCATCCATCGGGAGGTCGCAGGCATCAGTTGCATGAGTCCCTGAGCCCCGGAATCGGAGACCGCAAAGGGGTCGTAATCCGATTCAACCTTGATCAACGCCCGGATCAGTAAAGGATCTACCTGGTATTTCTTTGCTGAATGTTCAATCAATTCACGAAAATCATTAAAGTCGGTTGAAGTGACCTTTTTTCTCGATTTTTCTATTTTTAAATGGGTGATATTCTGGTATCTTCCATCGTCGGGCACATTAGTGAAATGCCATGCCCCCCGCTGATCTTTATAATAAAAAACCTCAGCCTGAACGGGGACCTGGCAAGCTAAAGAGAGTCCGAACAAGGCAAAAAACAGCACCCCAATTTTAGTTGATCTTATACCCATAGATAAGCTAAAGGATACCAATTAAACGCCAATCTGTCAAACCCGGCGGGGGCGGCGGGTGTGAGACAAATTTATGGGTAAATATTGACTTTTCCTTTTTTTTGGCCTATTATCTGATTGTTATATAACAATCAGATAAGGAGGTCCCATGGAAAAATCTCTGGAAGAGCTCGAAGCCCAAAGACAAGACCTCTATCGCCGGATCGAGGCGCTTGGAGATTTCCGGCCTGGTATGATCTCGGTCAACTAC
Above is a window of Nitrospirota bacterium DNA encoding:
- a CDS encoding lytic transglycosylase domain-containing protein, encoding MGIRSTKIGVLFFALFGLSLACQVPVQAEVFYYKDQRGAWHFTNVPDDGRYQNITHLKIEKSRKKVTSTDFNDFRELIEHSAKKYQVDPLLIRALIKVESDYDPFAVSDSGAQGLMQLMPATSRWMEVSDPFNPEDNIEGGVKYFKRLLSIFNAQLIPSIAAYHAGENSVLKYNNQIPPIEATQRYVKKVILQYYHYHGIKETSPRSNKIYKVETPEGDVIFTNLPMLYQAVVKEIAYK